The stretch of DNA ggaggttgcagttagctgagatagcgccactgcactccaacctggtgacagagcgagactccgtcgcaaaaaaatagagaaaggacaGTATAAAATACTCATCTGTTTAAAGTTTGCCAAAAATACTTTGgcaattataatttaatttttaatagttctAATACTTCTTATTAATTTCCAAGTAATTAAAGAGAAACACGTGCTTTATTTCCAGACTATCTAAATGAATCATATAAACTAGCTATGTATAAGGATTATTAGTCTCTGAGCATATGTTTTCAAGCACAGTTTCAAAGATTAAAATAGAAGTATATTAGAAGTAAAAAATTTCCGTGGAAGTTTACCTTTAGGGAAACACTATATTATtcttagatataaaaatattgaaaagtgaGGCTACCTCTGTATTATAATGTTTCTTctgtactttattattttagCAAAATCAGAATCAATGTCAGTTTATATTTTaaggtaattattttaaaatacaaataactaatTTAAAAGAGCTTTTTATAGCTAAGCTATTCATATAAATAATATTGAGTTATAAAACACAGACATCAAAAGGTTGTATTGCATAGCTAACAGCAAGAACTAATTATTAACACCTATTTGAAATACAGTACCTTAACTATAGTGAGaacttttattgatatttttaaatcaaatgtttCTTATAACAAAATCAATATGGCATTTTAAATAGATAATTCGACCAATGCCTGGCAATCCTCTGAATACATGAGACCAAGAAAAGATTGAGGATTATCAGAAACTGATTCATATGTTGTTCTGTTGATTCCACCTGTAAGCTTGTTTATGCAATGTTAATTCCTTGAAGTATTAATGTGTAATTAATACTCCATAATTAATTCTATAATCAATGACTATTACATGACAAAGACAAAGATTAACAGGATTACGTTAACACTATTTGGCTTCTAgtgtcttttatcttttaatatatgcaagccaacaaacagaaacaaatcaaCTTATAATATTTAATCCATGTTTTAGGGTAAAAAATCTTTCACCATTTCCTAGAAAGGAAGATTGGACTCAAACCAAAATCTAGGAACTTTACCTGGATGTATCTTATAGTTATTATTGATTATTGACTGCTGTGTGCATCCATTTTCTCACTCTTAGATGGCAGTGTCTGTTGCATTTTTCCTATGCTTTGGGTGTGTAGGAGCCAAAAACCTTATTCTTTTAGTTCACAAGTCTTCAGACCAAGAGTAAGTGCAACAAAGGATAGGACTTTCCTTTATCTGCTCCTGGATCTGATTTAGCTTACAAAAATATCCTGTGTAAGAAGCCTGAACCTGATGCCATATTGACATGAGACTATTGTTTGCATTGGAAGGAAAAAGTGTATATTTCATGTCAGaggaaacaaaatttatttccaaTGGAAAGgatgtggctatttaaaaaattagcaaatactaGGTACATTTCTCATTAAAAGTTGATGTGTACGGTCCACACCCTCCCCTCCATCCTCACCCCACCTTGAAGTAAAACAGGCTTGTGCCTACCTTGATActgaaaattatataatgtgACTTCTAATACTAGGTCATAAAAGGCCATTTAGTTTCTGTCTTGTTTGCTAGAAATCCCACTTTTGGAACATTAAGCCACCCTTTCATGATAATACTAACGATGCACCTAGAGGCCACAAGTAGGCATTCTGGTAGACAGTCCTAGAGTACCTTAACTTTTTCAAGGCTTCTTATAAACTTTGTGTTTATAAGCATGAATTAGCTTTATCCTTAGGGCAAGTTTAGCCTTACTTAAAACAGTGTAGTTTTCCTTGGATCTTGTCTGAATGTCACAAGTGTTCAGTGAGGATTCTACTTTCTGGCTGTTCCAATCTTGAAAGTTTCCAAGTCCTCTGTGAAGTCTTGGGAAACTTCAATTCACAATTCCTCCATATATGCAAAACCTACACAAATGACATATGAGGTTCTTATCTGTTATAATGAAGAAATTCAGTTTTGAGCTTTGTAGCCAAAAGACCTTTCCATGAACTAATACATCTCTCCTTCTAACTGCCACATAGTCTTTCAAAATACTGGCTAGACGTTATCATtgcaaacattattattattgcaaataggggaaataattttaatatgctATCTTGTTGACCTAGTAAATATTTCCAGGTATAATTGATTTACAGTAAAAGACGATACAGCTTAATAGTGAAAAACACgcgctctggagccagactggaTTTAAATCTTTGCTCTAACCCTTACTAGGGATGTGAATTTGGCcatattacttaacctctctgtgcctcagtgttttGTCTCTTgaaaaggggtgggggaggggagattaTCACAGTATCTACCTCATTGGGTGTTTCAGGAGAGttaaattcataaatataaatgaaatgctTAGCACAGCAACTGATAAGTAGTGCTGGGagtttgctgttattattatgcTATTGTTGTTATAATTAATGATCTGAAGAATAACCAGAGCTCTATAGGTTTATCATGATTACTAATGAAGATGCcactaaaaaaaagaattcaggagcaTCTTGGCGGTGGCAGCGAGTTTGAAGATGCGACGATCAACGTTGAAGATCACCGCTCGCAACCCCGGGCCTGGCGCCGGGTAGGGGCGCGGCGCTCgatttccttccctgcctccgCCGTCCCCCTGGTGCGCATGCTCAGCTCAGCTCGGCCCTcgcctttgatttattttttttctgggcgGCCGCTGCGACCCGGGACTGACTTCGGGATGGGAAGTGGAGCCCCCGGAGCTGCTACCGTGGCGGCGGCGCTGTGAAGAGCTGCCAGGGGGAGGCAGCTGCGGCTCGCTGGTGAGTATCCGGGAAGCGCCACCATGGGGCTCCGTAAGAAGAGCACCAAGAACCCCCCCGTTCTGAGCCAGGAATTCATCCTGCAGAATCATGCGGACATCGTCTCCTGCGTGGGGATGTTCTTCCTGCTGGGGCTTGTGTTCGAGGGAACAGCAGAAGCATCCATCGTGTTTCTCACTCTTCAGCACAGTGTTGCTGTCCCTGCAGCAGAGGAACAAGCCACGGGATCAAAGTCCCTCTATTATTATGGTGTCAAAGATTTGGCCACGGTTTTCTTCTACATGCTAGTGGCAATCATCATTCATGCCACAATTCAGGAATATGTGTTGGATAAAATTAACAAGAGAATGCAGTTCACCAAAGCGAAACAAAACAAGTTTAACGAATCTGGTCAGTTTAGTGTGTTCTACTTTTTCTCTTGTATTTGGGGCACATTCATTTTAATCTCTGAAAACTGCCTGTCAGACCCAACTCTCATATGGAAGGCTCGTCCCCATAGCATGATGACATTTCAAATGAAGTTTTTCTACATATCCCAGTTGGCTTACTGGTTTCATGCTTTTCCTGAACTCTACTtccagaaaaccaaaaaacaagacATCCCTCGTCAACTTGTCTACATTGGTCTTCACCTCTTCCACATTACTGGAGCTTATCTCTTGTACTTGAATCATTTGGGACTTCTTCTTTTGGTACTGCATTATTTTGTTGAATTACTTTCCCACATGTGCGGCCTGTTTTACTTTAGTGATGAAAAGTACCAGAAAGGCATATCTCTGTGGGCAATTGTGTTTATCTTGGGTAGACTTGTGACTTTAATTGTTTCCGTACTCACTGTTGGGTTTCACCTGGCTGGATCGCAGAATCGGAATCCTGATTCCCTTACTGGAAATGTAAATGTGTTGGCAGCTAAAATTGCTGTTCTGTCGTCCAGTTGCACTATCCAAGCCTACGTAACATGGAACTTAATTACTCTCTGGCTTCAGAGGTGGGTAGAAGATTCTAATATTCAGGCCTCATGTATGAAGAAGAAACGGTCGAGATCTtgtaaaaaaagaacagaaaacggAGTGGGAGTGGAAACTTCAAATAGAGTAGACTGTCCgccaaagaggaaagagaaatcttCATAATATTTGCAAGCGCATTGATTAATGTCTGCAAAGGAATCTGCTCTTTGAGATTTCTTTCAGCACtagagatttttctgttttgaaaatagtTCGTGCtctttggttttttgttattgaactgtctcatgtatttttaaaagacatttgagGGGAGGATGATTATtatgaatgggaaaaaaagattttggttGAGACTAAATTACTCATCATCAAAATAATGTCAAAATACTTTTGGGGATCACCactatattttgttttgatttttaacctTTCAACATTTTCCTAGTGATTTGCAGAGATAACTGCACAATTTTGCATATCAATGATACTAGTTCTTACTCCCACCAGTGTTTCATAATACCAACAAGATGGTCTGTCCTAGCAAGATTATGTGTTTAATGTTTGCTTTGGGGTAAAATAAAAGTACGAAAAAGGTGGAAGTCAAATCAGTATTCTGTAAttgttagaatttattttttaagaatttacaACTCAGAAAAGATTGGTAAACTcaccaaaataataaatgttcttaattttaCAGGTAGTGATTATTAGTGTTTcatccccatttaaaaaaatacagtactaATGGGTAACACATATGGAGGTTTATTGCCATATATATTGCATCAAAATATCAttaattaatatacaaatattaaaatcattcctgtccattccactTGTAAATGGGAATTcatgaaattaaatattactttaaaaaggaCATTGGACTTAgtcttttttatatatgtttattaaaaatgattcttAATGAGGCCTTGTAAGATCATTAAC from Nomascus leucogenys isolate Asia chromosome 7b, Asia_NLE_v1, whole genome shotgun sequence encodes:
- the TRAM1L1 gene encoding translocating chain-associated membrane protein 1-like 1, encoding MGLRKKSTKNPPVLSQEFILQNHADIVSCVGMFFLLGLVFEGTAEASIVFLTLQHSVAVPAAEEQATGSKSLYYYGVKDLATVFFYMLVAIIIHATIQEYVLDKINKRMQFTKAKQNKFNESGQFSVFYFFSCIWGTFILISENCLSDPTLIWKARPHSMMTFQMKFFYISQLAYWFHAFPELYFQKTKKQDIPRQLVYIGLHLFHITGAYLLYLNHLGLLLLVLHYFVELLSHMCGLFYFSDEKYQKGISLWAIVFILGRLVTLIVSVLTVGFHLAGSQNRNPDSLTGNVNVLAAKIAVLSSSCTIQAYVTWNLITLWLQRWVEDSNIQASCMKKKRSRSCKKRTENGVGVETSNRVDCPPKRKEKSS